One stretch of Kogia breviceps isolate mKogBre1 chromosome 18, mKogBre1 haplotype 1, whole genome shotgun sequence DNA includes these proteins:
- the FXYD3 gene encoding FXYD domain-containing ion transport regulator 3: MQEVALSLLVLLAGLPALDANDPEDKNSPFYYDWFSLRIGGLIFAAVLCAIGIVVLMSGKCKCKFSRKPCHHPADAPPLITSGSAHNC; the protein is encoded by the exons ATGCAAGAGGTGGCCCTGAGCCTGCTCGTCCTCCTGGCAG GCCTGCCTGCCTTGGATGCCAACGACCCGGAAG ATAAAAACAGTCCTTTCTACTATG ACTGGTTCAGCCTCCGCATCGGCGGGCTCATCTTCGCAGCGGTTCTGTGTGCCATTGGCATCGTCGTCCTCATGA GTGGGAAATGCAAATGCAAGTTCAGCCGGAAGCCCTG CCACCATCCAGCGGATGCCCCACCTCTCATCACTTCAG GCTCTGCCCATAACTGTTGA
- the LGI4 gene encoding leucine-rich repeat LGI family member 4 isoform X1 gives MGDVVARPGPSWACRGKPAPERRSGGMGGAGTLLLLLLAGVGAGGAWGPPKGKCPLSCSCSKDSALCEGSPDLPESFSPTLLSLSLVRTGVTQLKASSFLRLPSLHLLLFTSNSFSVIEDDAFAGLSHLQYLFIEDNEIGSISKNALRGLRSLTHLSLANNHLETLPRFLFRGLETLTHVDLRGNPFQCDCRVLWLLQWMPTVNASVGTGACAGPAALAHMQLHHLDPKTFKCRAIELSWFQTVGESALGVEAFSYQGEPHVVLAQPFAGRCLILTWDYSLQRFRQEEELSAPSVVSCKPLVLGRRLFVLAARLWGGSQLWARPGPDLRLAPLQALAPRRLLRPNDAELLWLDGQPCFVVADASKAGSTTLLCRDGPGFYPRQSLHAWHRDTDAEALELDGRPHLLLASASQRPVLFHWSGGRFERRTDIPEAEDVYATRHFQASGDVFLCLTRYIGDSMVMRWDGSMFRLLQQLPSRGAHVFQPLLIARDQLAILGSDFAFSQVFRLEPDRGLLEPLQELGPPALVAPRAFAHITMAGRRFLFAACFKGPTQIYQHHELDLSA, from the exons ATGGGAGATGTAGTGGCCCGACCTGGGCCAAGCTGGGCGTGCAGAGGGAAGCCGGCGCCTGAGCGGAGGTCAGGGGGCATGGGCGGGGCAGgaacgctgctgctgctgctgctagcTGGGGTGGGCGCAGGGGGGGCCTGGGGACCCCCAAAGGGGAAGTGTCCTCTGAGTTGCTCTTGCTCCAAAGACAGTGCCCTGTGTGAGGGCTCCCCGGACCTGCCCGAGAGCTTCTCCCCGACCCTGCTGTCGCT CTCACTCGTTAGGACTGGAGTCACCCAGCTGAAGGCCAGCAGCTTCCTGAGGTTACCGTCACTGCACCTGCT CCTCTTCACATCCAACTCCTTCTCCGTGATCGAGGACGATGCATTTGCGGGCCTGTCCCACCTGCAGTACCT CTTTATCGAAGACAATGAGATTGGCTCCATCTCTAAGAACGCTCTCAGAGGACTCCGCTCACTAACACACCT AAGCCTGGCCAATAACCATCTCGAGACCCTCCCCAGATTCCTGTTCCGAGGCCTGGAGACCCTGACTCACGT GGACCTCCGCGGGAACCCGTTCCAGTGTGACTGCCGTGTCCTCTGGCTGCTGCAGTGGATGCCCACCGTGAACGCCAGCGTGGGGACTGGGGCCTGTGCCGGCCCCGCCGCCCTGGCCCACATGCAGCTCCACCACCTCGACCCCAAGACGTTCAAGTGCAGAGCCATAG AGCTGTCCTGGTTCCAGACGGTCGGCGAGTCAGCGCTGGGCGTAGAGGCTTTCTCCTACCAAGGGGAGCCCCACGTCGTCCTGGCACAGCCCTTTGCCGGCCGCTGCCTGATCCTGACCTGGGACTACAGCCTGCAGCGCTTCCGGCAGGAGGAAGAGCTGTCTG CGCCCTCCGTGGTGTCCTGCAAGCCGCTGGTGCTGGGCCGGCGCCTCTTTGTGCTGGCCGCCCGCCTGTGGGGAGGCTCGCAGCTGtgggcccggcccggccccgacCTGCGCCTGGCCCCGCTGCAGGCCCTGGCTCCACGGCGGCTGCTGCGGCCCAATGATGCCGAGCTCCTGTGGCTGGACGGGCAGCCCTGCTTCGTGGTGGCCGACGCCTCCAAGGCGGGCAGCACCACGCTGCTGTGCCGGGACGGGCCCGGCTTCTACCCGCGCCAGAGCCTGCACGCCTGGCACCGGGACACGGATGCCGAGGCCCTCGAGCTGGACGGCCGGCCCCATCTGCTGCTAGCCTCCGCCTCGCAGCGGCCCGTGCTCTTCCACTGGTCGGGGGGCCGCTTCGAGAGGCGCACGGACATCCCCGAGGCCGAGGACGTCTATGCCACACGCCACTTCCAGGCCAGCGGAGATGTGTTCCTGTGCCTGACACGCTACATCGGGGACTCCATG GTCATGCGCTGGGATGGTTCCATGTTTCGCCTGCTGCAGCAGCTTCCCTCTCGCGGCGCCCACGTCTTCCAGCCACTGCTCATCGCCAGGGACCAGCTGGCTATCCTGGGCAGCGACTTCGCCTTCAGCCAGGTCTTCCGCCTTGAGCCTGACAGGGGGCTCCTGGAACCACTGCAGGAGCTGGGGCCCCCAGCCTTGGTGGCCCCCCGTGCCTTTGCCCATATCACCATGGCCGGCAGACGCTTCCTCTTCGCTGCTTGCTTCAAGGGCCCCACACAGATCTACCAGCATCACGAGTTAGACCTCAGTGCCTGA
- the FXYD1 gene encoding phospholemman, with protein MASLSHILVLCVGLLAMVNAEAPQEHDPFTYDYQSLRIGGLIIAGILFILGILIVLSRRCRCKFNQQQRTGEPDEEEGTFRSSIRRLSTRRR; from the exons ATGGCATCTCTCAGCCACATCTTGGTTCTTTGTGTGGGTCTCCTCGCCATGGTCAACGCAG aaGCGCCACAGGAACACGACCCATTCACCTATG ACTACCAATCCCTGCGGATCGGAGGCCTCATCATCGCCGGGATCCTTTTCATCCTGGGCATACTCATCGTCTTGA GCAGAAGATGCCGGTGCAAATTCAACCAGCAGCAGAG GACTGGGGAACCTGATGAAGAGGAGGGAACTTTCCGCAGCTCAATCCGCC GTCTGTCCACCCGCAGGCGGTAG
- the LGI4 gene encoding leucine-rich repeat LGI family member 4 isoform X3: MGDVVARPGPSWACRGKPAPERSALCEGSPDLPESFSPTLLSLSLVRTGVTQLKASSFLRLPSLHLLLFTSNSFSVIEDDAFAGLSHLQYLFIEDNEIGSISKNALRGLRSLTHLSLANNHLETLPRFLFRGLETLTHVDLRGNPFQCDCRVLWLLQWMPTVNASVGTGACAGPAALAHMQLHHLDPKTFKCRAIELSWFQTVGESALGVEAFSYQGEPHVVLAQPFAGRCLILTWDYSLQRFRQEEELSAPSVVSCKPLVLGRRLFVLAARLWGGSQLWARPGPDLRLAPLQALAPRRLLRPNDAELLWLDGQPCFVVADASKAGSTTLLCRDGPGFYPRQSLHAWHRDTDAEALELDGRPHLLLASASQRPVLFHWSGGRFERRTDIPEAEDVYATRHFQASGDVFLCLTRYIGDSMVMRWDGSMFRLLQQLPSRGAHVFQPLLIARDQLAILGSDFAFSQVFRLEPDRGLLEPLQELGPPALVAPRAFAHITMAGRRFLFAACFKGPTQIYQHHELDLSA; this comes from the exons ATGGGAGATGTAGTGGCCCGACCTGGGCCAAGCTGGGCGTGCAGAGGGAAGCCGGCGCCTGAGCGGAG TGCCCTGTGTGAGGGCTCCCCGGACCTGCCCGAGAGCTTCTCCCCGACCCTGCTGTCGCT CTCACTCGTTAGGACTGGAGTCACCCAGCTGAAGGCCAGCAGCTTCCTGAGGTTACCGTCACTGCACCTGCT CCTCTTCACATCCAACTCCTTCTCCGTGATCGAGGACGATGCATTTGCGGGCCTGTCCCACCTGCAGTACCT CTTTATCGAAGACAATGAGATTGGCTCCATCTCTAAGAACGCTCTCAGAGGACTCCGCTCACTAACACACCT AAGCCTGGCCAATAACCATCTCGAGACCCTCCCCAGATTCCTGTTCCGAGGCCTGGAGACCCTGACTCACGT GGACCTCCGCGGGAACCCGTTCCAGTGTGACTGCCGTGTCCTCTGGCTGCTGCAGTGGATGCCCACCGTGAACGCCAGCGTGGGGACTGGGGCCTGTGCCGGCCCCGCCGCCCTGGCCCACATGCAGCTCCACCACCTCGACCCCAAGACGTTCAAGTGCAGAGCCATAG AGCTGTCCTGGTTCCAGACGGTCGGCGAGTCAGCGCTGGGCGTAGAGGCTTTCTCCTACCAAGGGGAGCCCCACGTCGTCCTGGCACAGCCCTTTGCCGGCCGCTGCCTGATCCTGACCTGGGACTACAGCCTGCAGCGCTTCCGGCAGGAGGAAGAGCTGTCTG CGCCCTCCGTGGTGTCCTGCAAGCCGCTGGTGCTGGGCCGGCGCCTCTTTGTGCTGGCCGCCCGCCTGTGGGGAGGCTCGCAGCTGtgggcccggcccggccccgacCTGCGCCTGGCCCCGCTGCAGGCCCTGGCTCCACGGCGGCTGCTGCGGCCCAATGATGCCGAGCTCCTGTGGCTGGACGGGCAGCCCTGCTTCGTGGTGGCCGACGCCTCCAAGGCGGGCAGCACCACGCTGCTGTGCCGGGACGGGCCCGGCTTCTACCCGCGCCAGAGCCTGCACGCCTGGCACCGGGACACGGATGCCGAGGCCCTCGAGCTGGACGGCCGGCCCCATCTGCTGCTAGCCTCCGCCTCGCAGCGGCCCGTGCTCTTCCACTGGTCGGGGGGCCGCTTCGAGAGGCGCACGGACATCCCCGAGGCCGAGGACGTCTATGCCACACGCCACTTCCAGGCCAGCGGAGATGTGTTCCTGTGCCTGACACGCTACATCGGGGACTCCATG GTCATGCGCTGGGATGGTTCCATGTTTCGCCTGCTGCAGCAGCTTCCCTCTCGCGGCGCCCACGTCTTCCAGCCACTGCTCATCGCCAGGGACCAGCTGGCTATCCTGGGCAGCGACTTCGCCTTCAGCCAGGTCTTCCGCCTTGAGCCTGACAGGGGGCTCCTGGAACCACTGCAGGAGCTGGGGCCCCCAGCCTTGGTGGCCCCCCGTGCCTTTGCCCATATCACCATGGCCGGCAGACGCTTCCTCTTCGCTGCTTGCTTCAAGGGCCCCACACAGATCTACCAGCATCACGAGTTAGACCTCAGTGCCTGA
- the LGI4 gene encoding leucine-rich repeat LGI family member 4 isoform X4: MGDVVARPGPSWACRGKPAPERRSGGMGGAGTLLLLLLAGVGAGGAWGPPKGKCPLSCSCSKDSALCEGSPDLPESFSPTLLSLSLVRTGVTQLKASSFLRLPSLHLLSLANNHLETLPRFLFRGLETLTHVDLRGNPFQCDCRVLWLLQWMPTVNASVGTGACAGPAALAHMQLHHLDPKTFKCRAIELSWFQTVGESALGVEAFSYQGEPHVVLAQPFAGRCLILTWDYSLQRFRQEEELSAPSVVSCKPLVLGRRLFVLAARLWGGSQLWARPGPDLRLAPLQALAPRRLLRPNDAELLWLDGQPCFVVADASKAGSTTLLCRDGPGFYPRQSLHAWHRDTDAEALELDGRPHLLLASASQRPVLFHWSGGRFERRTDIPEAEDVYATRHFQASGDVFLCLTRYIGDSMVMRWDGSMFRLLQQLPSRGAHVFQPLLIARDQLAILGSDFAFSQVFRLEPDRGLLEPLQELGPPALVAPRAFAHITMAGRRFLFAACFKGPTQIYQHHELDLSA; the protein is encoded by the exons ATGGGAGATGTAGTGGCCCGACCTGGGCCAAGCTGGGCGTGCAGAGGGAAGCCGGCGCCTGAGCGGAGGTCAGGGGGCATGGGCGGGGCAGgaacgctgctgctgctgctgctagcTGGGGTGGGCGCAGGGGGGGCCTGGGGACCCCCAAAGGGGAAGTGTCCTCTGAGTTGCTCTTGCTCCAAAGACAGTGCCCTGTGTGAGGGCTCCCCGGACCTGCCCGAGAGCTTCTCCCCGACCCTGCTGTCGCT CTCACTCGTTAGGACTGGAGTCACCCAGCTGAAGGCCAGCAGCTTCCTGAGGTTACCGTCACTGCACCTGCT AAGCCTGGCCAATAACCATCTCGAGACCCTCCCCAGATTCCTGTTCCGAGGCCTGGAGACCCTGACTCACGT GGACCTCCGCGGGAACCCGTTCCAGTGTGACTGCCGTGTCCTCTGGCTGCTGCAGTGGATGCCCACCGTGAACGCCAGCGTGGGGACTGGGGCCTGTGCCGGCCCCGCCGCCCTGGCCCACATGCAGCTCCACCACCTCGACCCCAAGACGTTCAAGTGCAGAGCCATAG AGCTGTCCTGGTTCCAGACGGTCGGCGAGTCAGCGCTGGGCGTAGAGGCTTTCTCCTACCAAGGGGAGCCCCACGTCGTCCTGGCACAGCCCTTTGCCGGCCGCTGCCTGATCCTGACCTGGGACTACAGCCTGCAGCGCTTCCGGCAGGAGGAAGAGCTGTCTG CGCCCTCCGTGGTGTCCTGCAAGCCGCTGGTGCTGGGCCGGCGCCTCTTTGTGCTGGCCGCCCGCCTGTGGGGAGGCTCGCAGCTGtgggcccggcccggccccgacCTGCGCCTGGCCCCGCTGCAGGCCCTGGCTCCACGGCGGCTGCTGCGGCCCAATGATGCCGAGCTCCTGTGGCTGGACGGGCAGCCCTGCTTCGTGGTGGCCGACGCCTCCAAGGCGGGCAGCACCACGCTGCTGTGCCGGGACGGGCCCGGCTTCTACCCGCGCCAGAGCCTGCACGCCTGGCACCGGGACACGGATGCCGAGGCCCTCGAGCTGGACGGCCGGCCCCATCTGCTGCTAGCCTCCGCCTCGCAGCGGCCCGTGCTCTTCCACTGGTCGGGGGGCCGCTTCGAGAGGCGCACGGACATCCCCGAGGCCGAGGACGTCTATGCCACACGCCACTTCCAGGCCAGCGGAGATGTGTTCCTGTGCCTGACACGCTACATCGGGGACTCCATG GTCATGCGCTGGGATGGTTCCATGTTTCGCCTGCTGCAGCAGCTTCCCTCTCGCGGCGCCCACGTCTTCCAGCCACTGCTCATCGCCAGGGACCAGCTGGCTATCCTGGGCAGCGACTTCGCCTTCAGCCAGGTCTTCCGCCTTGAGCCTGACAGGGGGCTCCTGGAACCACTGCAGGAGCTGGGGCCCCCAGCCTTGGTGGCCCCCCGTGCCTTTGCCCATATCACCATGGCCGGCAGACGCTTCCTCTTCGCTGCTTGCTTCAAGGGCCCCACACAGATCTACCAGCATCACGAGTTAGACCTCAGTGCCTGA
- the LGI4 gene encoding leucine-rich repeat LGI family member 4 isoform X5, giving the protein MGDVVARPGPSWACRGKPAPERSALCEGSPDLPESFSPTLLSLSLVRTGVTQLKASSFLRLPSLHLLSLANNHLETLPRFLFRGLETLTHVDLRGNPFQCDCRVLWLLQWMPTVNASVGTGACAGPAALAHMQLHHLDPKTFKCRAIELSWFQTVGESALGVEAFSYQGEPHVVLAQPFAGRCLILTWDYSLQRFRQEEELSAPSVVSCKPLVLGRRLFVLAARLWGGSQLWARPGPDLRLAPLQALAPRRLLRPNDAELLWLDGQPCFVVADASKAGSTTLLCRDGPGFYPRQSLHAWHRDTDAEALELDGRPHLLLASASQRPVLFHWSGGRFERRTDIPEAEDVYATRHFQASGDVFLCLTRYIGDSMVMRWDGSMFRLLQQLPSRGAHVFQPLLIARDQLAILGSDFAFSQVFRLEPDRGLLEPLQELGPPALVAPRAFAHITMAGRRFLFAACFKGPTQIYQHHELDLSA; this is encoded by the exons ATGGGAGATGTAGTGGCCCGACCTGGGCCAAGCTGGGCGTGCAGAGGGAAGCCGGCGCCTGAGCGGAG TGCCCTGTGTGAGGGCTCCCCGGACCTGCCCGAGAGCTTCTCCCCGACCCTGCTGTCGCT CTCACTCGTTAGGACTGGAGTCACCCAGCTGAAGGCCAGCAGCTTCCTGAGGTTACCGTCACTGCACCTGCT AAGCCTGGCCAATAACCATCTCGAGACCCTCCCCAGATTCCTGTTCCGAGGCCTGGAGACCCTGACTCACGT GGACCTCCGCGGGAACCCGTTCCAGTGTGACTGCCGTGTCCTCTGGCTGCTGCAGTGGATGCCCACCGTGAACGCCAGCGTGGGGACTGGGGCCTGTGCCGGCCCCGCCGCCCTGGCCCACATGCAGCTCCACCACCTCGACCCCAAGACGTTCAAGTGCAGAGCCATAG AGCTGTCCTGGTTCCAGACGGTCGGCGAGTCAGCGCTGGGCGTAGAGGCTTTCTCCTACCAAGGGGAGCCCCACGTCGTCCTGGCACAGCCCTTTGCCGGCCGCTGCCTGATCCTGACCTGGGACTACAGCCTGCAGCGCTTCCGGCAGGAGGAAGAGCTGTCTG CGCCCTCCGTGGTGTCCTGCAAGCCGCTGGTGCTGGGCCGGCGCCTCTTTGTGCTGGCCGCCCGCCTGTGGGGAGGCTCGCAGCTGtgggcccggcccggccccgacCTGCGCCTGGCCCCGCTGCAGGCCCTGGCTCCACGGCGGCTGCTGCGGCCCAATGATGCCGAGCTCCTGTGGCTGGACGGGCAGCCCTGCTTCGTGGTGGCCGACGCCTCCAAGGCGGGCAGCACCACGCTGCTGTGCCGGGACGGGCCCGGCTTCTACCCGCGCCAGAGCCTGCACGCCTGGCACCGGGACACGGATGCCGAGGCCCTCGAGCTGGACGGCCGGCCCCATCTGCTGCTAGCCTCCGCCTCGCAGCGGCCCGTGCTCTTCCACTGGTCGGGGGGCCGCTTCGAGAGGCGCACGGACATCCCCGAGGCCGAGGACGTCTATGCCACACGCCACTTCCAGGCCAGCGGAGATGTGTTCCTGTGCCTGACACGCTACATCGGGGACTCCATG GTCATGCGCTGGGATGGTTCCATGTTTCGCCTGCTGCAGCAGCTTCCCTCTCGCGGCGCCCACGTCTTCCAGCCACTGCTCATCGCCAGGGACCAGCTGGCTATCCTGGGCAGCGACTTCGCCTTCAGCCAGGTCTTCCGCCTTGAGCCTGACAGGGGGCTCCTGGAACCACTGCAGGAGCTGGGGCCCCCAGCCTTGGTGGCCCCCCGTGCCTTTGCCCATATCACCATGGCCGGCAGACGCTTCCTCTTCGCTGCTTGCTTCAAGGGCCCCACACAGATCTACCAGCATCACGAGTTAGACCTCAGTGCCTGA
- the LGI4 gene encoding leucine-rich repeat LGI family member 4 isoform X2: MGDVVARPGPSWACRGKPAPERRSGGMGGAGTLLLLLLAGVGAGGAWGPPKGKCPLSCSCSKDSALCEGSPDLPESFSPTLLSLSLVRTGVTQLKASSFLRLPSLHLLFIEDNEIGSISKNALRGLRSLTHLSLANNHLETLPRFLFRGLETLTHVDLRGNPFQCDCRVLWLLQWMPTVNASVGTGACAGPAALAHMQLHHLDPKTFKCRAIELSWFQTVGESALGVEAFSYQGEPHVVLAQPFAGRCLILTWDYSLQRFRQEEELSAPSVVSCKPLVLGRRLFVLAARLWGGSQLWARPGPDLRLAPLQALAPRRLLRPNDAELLWLDGQPCFVVADASKAGSTTLLCRDGPGFYPRQSLHAWHRDTDAEALELDGRPHLLLASASQRPVLFHWSGGRFERRTDIPEAEDVYATRHFQASGDVFLCLTRYIGDSMVMRWDGSMFRLLQQLPSRGAHVFQPLLIARDQLAILGSDFAFSQVFRLEPDRGLLEPLQELGPPALVAPRAFAHITMAGRRFLFAACFKGPTQIYQHHELDLSA, from the exons ATGGGAGATGTAGTGGCCCGACCTGGGCCAAGCTGGGCGTGCAGAGGGAAGCCGGCGCCTGAGCGGAGGTCAGGGGGCATGGGCGGGGCAGgaacgctgctgctgctgctgctagcTGGGGTGGGCGCAGGGGGGGCCTGGGGACCCCCAAAGGGGAAGTGTCCTCTGAGTTGCTCTTGCTCCAAAGACAGTGCCCTGTGTGAGGGCTCCCCGGACCTGCCCGAGAGCTTCTCCCCGACCCTGCTGTCGCT CTCACTCGTTAGGACTGGAGTCACCCAGCTGAAGGCCAGCAGCTTCCTGAGGTTACCGTCACTGCACCTGCT CTTTATCGAAGACAATGAGATTGGCTCCATCTCTAAGAACGCTCTCAGAGGACTCCGCTCACTAACACACCT AAGCCTGGCCAATAACCATCTCGAGACCCTCCCCAGATTCCTGTTCCGAGGCCTGGAGACCCTGACTCACGT GGACCTCCGCGGGAACCCGTTCCAGTGTGACTGCCGTGTCCTCTGGCTGCTGCAGTGGATGCCCACCGTGAACGCCAGCGTGGGGACTGGGGCCTGTGCCGGCCCCGCCGCCCTGGCCCACATGCAGCTCCACCACCTCGACCCCAAGACGTTCAAGTGCAGAGCCATAG AGCTGTCCTGGTTCCAGACGGTCGGCGAGTCAGCGCTGGGCGTAGAGGCTTTCTCCTACCAAGGGGAGCCCCACGTCGTCCTGGCACAGCCCTTTGCCGGCCGCTGCCTGATCCTGACCTGGGACTACAGCCTGCAGCGCTTCCGGCAGGAGGAAGAGCTGTCTG CGCCCTCCGTGGTGTCCTGCAAGCCGCTGGTGCTGGGCCGGCGCCTCTTTGTGCTGGCCGCCCGCCTGTGGGGAGGCTCGCAGCTGtgggcccggcccggccccgacCTGCGCCTGGCCCCGCTGCAGGCCCTGGCTCCACGGCGGCTGCTGCGGCCCAATGATGCCGAGCTCCTGTGGCTGGACGGGCAGCCCTGCTTCGTGGTGGCCGACGCCTCCAAGGCGGGCAGCACCACGCTGCTGTGCCGGGACGGGCCCGGCTTCTACCCGCGCCAGAGCCTGCACGCCTGGCACCGGGACACGGATGCCGAGGCCCTCGAGCTGGACGGCCGGCCCCATCTGCTGCTAGCCTCCGCCTCGCAGCGGCCCGTGCTCTTCCACTGGTCGGGGGGCCGCTTCGAGAGGCGCACGGACATCCCCGAGGCCGAGGACGTCTATGCCACACGCCACTTCCAGGCCAGCGGAGATGTGTTCCTGTGCCTGACACGCTACATCGGGGACTCCATG GTCATGCGCTGGGATGGTTCCATGTTTCGCCTGCTGCAGCAGCTTCCCTCTCGCGGCGCCCACGTCTTCCAGCCACTGCTCATCGCCAGGGACCAGCTGGCTATCCTGGGCAGCGACTTCGCCTTCAGCCAGGTCTTCCGCCTTGAGCCTGACAGGGGGCTCCTGGAACCACTGCAGGAGCTGGGGCCCCCAGCCTTGGTGGCCCCCCGTGCCTTTGCCCATATCACCATGGCCGGCAGACGCTTCCTCTTCGCTGCTTGCTTCAAGGGCCCCACACAGATCTACCAGCATCACGAGTTAGACCTCAGTGCCTGA